The window agcttgtttagtggactaactttgctcttgaaggttgcccgttcacttacgttttaacaggtctgacactactatgcgccccagctgtatctaggctaacggctaacatgctaactattatttttatgtcactagtcacttgaaacaaatttaggagacaggttgaaataaaccgaaatttccctttaactcatgactaaggagaaatctggaccccttggctggaccagttgggaaccactggtctaggaCACATGTGACCACAAATCTTTTGTATAATGATAATGCATTCTGATGCATCTCCAGACAAGGAATACACCATCAATTAATGCATGAACTTTGTGGTTGTTGGTGACAGTGTTCCAACAGTTGGAATAACCCATATATGTATACAGTTCttgaaacacatttgttttcttaGCTGTGCAAAACAAATCTGGTGCTTGGTGATGGATTGATGTAATAACTGCACAGAACCCTTTGACCTTCCGGCGAAGGTGACGTTGGCggtaacaaaatgtaaacacaagtggtcagctggacACTTTGGAGATGAATGATACAGGGGTGAACTGCGATGTGTATCAGCTGTCGACTTGTGATCTGTTCGCCCAAGAGGCATTTTAAAATCAAGTGTAAACAGGGCCTACTAGTATTGCTATCCTTGACCCATGGAGGTCCTTCAGATTAGGGGTTGTGGCTActtcttattttcattattaaataaCTTACTAATTATTTTCTCGATCATTTGGTCGGTACATTTACCATTATAGACAGCCAAGAAAAATAGACAAGTGTTTATATTTGAGAGGCTTAAaccagtgtttttctttgtctctttttctttaaaattattgaaTGCTTAATCAAAATTGTTGCCAATTATTTTTTTGAATTACAACTTTCCAGTTCCTTTAAATTTCAATGGTTTTAAAAGTGAACTGGGAACCAGGATTGGTTTCAGGCCAAATTCTGGTGCTAAATGAGCCTTGGCTGGTGAGGACTGAAGCGCTTCATTTGAAAAGGTTTAAATCTTTTACATTGGTCTTTTTGGTCAGGTTTGTAGCCCAGTACGGAGGCTCCTGTGGGGCTGCAGTGGAGACAGCAGGAAGAAGGATGGCCTTGCAGCTGGAGGGCCGCCTCAGAGAAACTCTGGAGCGCCTCAAATCCAGAGATCAGACTTCGGCTGCCGCTGTTGGGAATTCTGTCGGGAATTCTAACCACCTGGAGGCGATGGTGCAGCAGCTCCTCACCGCAGCACGAACACAAGCTTCCCGACTCGCCAAGCTAGAGACCAGCTGCTTCAGCAGCCCGGGAGCTGGGATGGGGATGAATACAAAGACAGGATCCCAGCTTCCAGGGAGTGGAGGGGCAGGGCTCCGGGTGCAAGAGGTCACATCACAAGAGGTGACTTTAGACGGAGTGCTGGTTGCGCTGCAACAGACGAGGGTGGAACTGGGGGAGGTGCTGAGGTCATCAAGGCAAAGATACCTACCCGCAGGTGAGATATCCATCTTACTATCACCaatatctctgtctgtctttaccTGTTGCTTCCTGTTCCTTTGTATTTGTCTTCAAGTTTCTCCACCCAAACAACCTTCCatcctcattttttttttgctgcattgACACATTCAGGTCATGCTTCACGTAGAAGAATGAGACCCCCCTCTGTACTGGGCTTTGCTTCTGAACGTCCAATAACATGCAGCTTATGTTTGTCCTAAATACCTTTTCCACTTATTCTGTATGTCTCCAGGCGTGTTGTCCTTCTCAAGTAGCAACCTATCCTTTCCCCTTCACTTACTAACATTAGTTAGAGTCGATACAGTCGAATCAAACATGGAGAAAAGGGGCTAGGGGGCAGGCAGGGGGTCAGCCGTATAATACTGACTTACTgcctcttgtttttgtttgtttaatacttattataaacatatttttgataGTCATCACACAAGAAAACTCAGGGTCAAACTCTCAACTCAGGCAGTGTGGGACTTCATCCATCAATCTAAACCTTGCCAGAAGCTATTTTCACTGACAGATATTTAGAGACTTTCAGATGTTTAAAGATAACAATACTGTAGAAGCCAATACATGCATGAAAAGGTAAGGATAATACAGAACTCTTGCTGGACCGACTGTGAACACAAATTATTCCCAGATTCAAGACACCACAGCATATGGTTTCCATTAGTAGAGCTACTACTCTGGTTTACTGTCCATCCTTGaattaaacactgaccaatAACAACGTAACGCTACAGATTAAGTGACTAAGTGTGAGTAAGTAAACTTAGACCAAGTTTAGTCCCACATAGTCAACACTCATGTCAGTAAGAAAACATATATTTCCtaaaattaatcaaataaaagctgtaaaaacaGGATATGCTAGATTACTCAtctaatgcacacacacactcatgcacacacacctttacAGTCCAGTAATGTAAATCTGGCCTACATACAGAGCCGAGGGAGGTGTAATCGTTAGCCAGTCGCCACAAAAACCACACCAAAGCACCCTGGGAAAGCAGAACCAGATGGAAACCatcatgaatacacacacacacacacacacacacacacacacacacacacacacacacacacgcacacacacaaagcatgttcaatatgtttttttccccattattTTTTGAGTGGCAGAAACCTGAGACAAACGTAACATCAATAATTGGGATCTAGAGAGAAAAATGGACGTGAAACATGATGAAGAGAAAACTCAAAAGAGAGTGATGAAAAAGGCAAAAGAAAGGATGTCAACTGGGATGAAAAGCAAGAGCTTTCTACATCATGAATTCAATGTGTGTAATGTTAACACACATGcgtgtgcgcgcacacacacacacacacacactcgataCTACTATACCTCCAACAGAGCTCATCAGCACAACATGCATTAACACTGCTTTATTTAATGGAGAATAATGTGCAGTTTCTCTCCGTGTTTTTACGTACCAAATGATTAACCTTACCTTACTTAAAAAAGTAGGTTTGACAATGAGTTTGGAAGTGTTTCAGAGTGACTGTTTGAATGATTAAAAAGAGAAtagggaaaaaaagtgaaatgaagCTGAGAAACCAATGAACCAGTTGACCCAGAGATGGAGGTGTGTGTATTCATTGATGGGGCAGGAAAAAAACCTCCCATGATTCATGATCTCAAAGCATGAACTGAACTTTGACTGTCATTTAATCAACCCGACTTCCATATCTGATACTGCCATCTAAAAGTACTGTTTCAAAACAGCACTCAGTGTGGTCTCACTGAGGAGAGTGCACTGTGCACATGCAGGAAAATCTAGCTGTAACTTTGGTTGTCATTTCAGTGCAAGTCTCAAGCAATCTGCATTAAATATTCAGTCTCATTCTTAAAATAAATTTTCATGTGGAGTCCCACAGGGTTCAACTGTGGGCCcagttattttctgtttgctcAAATGAAATGCCTTAAATGCCTTCTTCGACAACCAGAAGACATGGCTTGCTTTGAGTTTTAAATGATCAAATAGTAAAAAATAGGGGTGGTTGGTTTTCATTGGGACATTATGCAACTGGTTAATGTTGAAAAAAAGGCCGATAATTAGACCTGAAAGAAATTATTCTGGGCTGTACATGACCTGCATATTCCTGAAATGATTTTCAAGCAATATCTATCACCAATACTAAAAATAAGATCAATAAAAATAGCACACCAAAGGAGAATGTCATCAGTCTATATCTCGTTGCCTCCAGCAATGAAAAAGGCAACCTAAAGCTGCATCTAAAAATGACGATTCTTATCCACTGACACTGAACATTATCACCTCTTCTTGCTGTTTAGGTTGTGAGATGGCGCTCCTCTTCCCCATGCGTTCCCATCGAATCTACACCTCCGTCATACCAGATGTCCCTCTCTCCGTCTCCTCCTTTACCGTCTGCATGTGGGTGAAGCCAACCACTGTCTCCAACAAAACCGTGCTGTTCTCCTACGGCAACCGTCGCAACCCATATGAGATCCAGCTGCTGCTCGGTCAGACCTCTGCATTCTTCACCATTGGAGGAGAGGCTCATCTGGTGGAAGCACGAGGTGTGGTGTCCCCAGGAGGCACATCAGAGTGGATCCACTTGTGCGGTGCTTGGTCATCTGAGCAGGGCCTGGCGACTCTGTGGGCAGGTGGGAAAAAGGTGGCCTCCACACCTGGAGTGGCCGAAGGACACATCTTACCCGACGGAGGCTCACTCCAGCTGGGGCAGGAGAGGAACGGCTGCTGCCCTCCATCTACAAGCAGTAGCAGCAGCGGGGTGGCAGGGTTTGAGGCAGGCTTCGATCCAAAGATGGCGTTCGCGGGGAAGATGACAGGAGTGAACATGTGGGACAGGGtgctgtcagaggaggagaTTTCCCAACTGGCTTTGCGGGAGGGGCAGGGCTGCGAGCAGAGGGGGAACGTGGTGGCGTGGGGTGTGACGGAGATGGTGCCACATGGAGGTGCTCAGTTCATCAACTAACAGATCCGTACTCCTCGTCATGGAAATTTGCATCAGCATCATAATTGTCATCATCATTGTGAATATCAGCAGCATCGTAATAAGCTTTTTCATGCCGAAAATGAAGAGAGCAACTTACAACTGCTTTTAATCATCTTCGTCCTTAtagttaaatgttttaattattacGTTATTACCATGACTGTTATTTCCTTCATCATCTCCATCATTACTATCATGAACCCTAATGCTGCAACGAACTTCATATGAGAGAAAGCCAATACTGTGAGagactgaagtgtatttttgaACTGAGGCcataacacacacgcacacaaacacgtacacacacaaacacccacagaCAGATGTACATTCAGTTTAGAAAACTTGTATTGCAGCAGGAAACATGCTGCTTTTCACCAAAGACTCAATTAGACTGCAAGATAGACAAAGAGTCTATTGTTAACGTGAACGGGTTCTGAGCCAGTAAACAGAGTAATCAGCGGACAGCCACGGAGCAGAGGAAGACAAGAGGTCACAGAGAATTACAAGAGATGATCTTGTAACTGTAGAGCGATGTAGTTTTTAGAGGAATAATGTATTTTCTCTCTTCCTATCTAGATTTCTACAGAAATGGCGACTGCAGTTAACCAAGCACCAATGCAAAACATGCTaaacattaatattttgttttctaccTTTGCAGTCTTGCAGGTATTAGAAGTTGGAGATTCATCTATCCCTATTACAACTGAAAGCAGAGGTACCGTACTAATGTTTTTGTAATGCGCTGTCATCTACAGCACAACGTATGATGTACAAAATACCTGTGTGACTGAAAACTGCTGTACTTGCTTTCATCTCAAGTATAGAAAAACCAGCAACTCTAGAGCTTCAAAACTCAATAATTTCAGTGACTTATTTCATTTGCGTGTTTTTCCTGAATTTGTGAAAGcttttaaagcatttttaagACCTTACATTTCCAAACTTGTACTCATCAAAGTGTTTACATTTATAAGAGTTTCATAATTCCAGTGCTTTGTAAGTTAAGTTTGTTTGTTCTCATTTAATTTTAGGATAATATATGCGTGTCTTCTTTTTTGATGCTGCATAATGTAATAGTACGACTGTTTTATTTGCAATGTAAGTTtgacattgtttgtttgtttttatttgataaaagaAACTGAGGACCATGTTTACACAATCTAATCTTTTCTGAACTAAACTGTCTTGTATTATACTGTAAATTGCTTTTGTTCTTCTTGTGAAAAGGTGAAACTGAATGTATATTGTACATAAATCTATTTTGCATAAAAGTTGGAGTGTGA is drawn from Epinephelus fuscoguttatus linkage group LG5, E.fuscoguttatus.final_Chr_v1 and contains these coding sequences:
- the ptx3a gene encoding pentraxin-related protein PTX3; protein product: MFRWRLPQAVCVLSACVCLVLAYEDDIEVNYADTSYYNEITDGETPEPTLTPAPCNSPELMGQNKWDKIFSMLENSQMRENMLLQYADDIIKVEMGSLRGEMLRFVAQYGGSCGAAVETAGRRMALQLEGRLRETLERLKSRDQTSAAAVGNSVGNSNHLEAMVQQLLTAARTQASRLAKLETSCFSSPGAGMGMNTKTGSQLPGSGGAGLRVQEVTSQEVTLDGVLVALQQTRVELGEVLRSSRQRYLPAGCEMALLFPMRSHRIYTSVIPDVPLSVSSFTVCMWVKPTTVSNKTVLFSYGNRRNPYEIQLLLGQTSAFFTIGGEAHLVEARGVVSPGGTSEWIHLCGAWSSEQGLATLWAGGKKVASTPGVAEGHILPDGGSLQLGQERNGCCPPSTSSSSSGVAGFEAGFDPKMAFAGKMTGVNMWDRVLSEEEISQLALREGQGCEQRGNVVAWGVTEMVPHGGAQFIN